In one window of Nomascus leucogenys isolate Asia chromosome 1a, Asia_NLE_v1, whole genome shotgun sequence DNA:
- the FSCB gene encoding fibrous sheath CABYR-binding protein produces MEESDDSNQPISACRQEIRKRRRPSQPMVDKNQQTDVIEKKKHMAIPKSSSPKATHRIGNTSGSKGSYSAKAYESIRVSSELQQTWTKRKRGQEMTSKSLQTATIVEEKKEVRLVEETVVPEEKSADVREGATKLPKSVQEVEIPPNIPSVQLKMDRSQQTSRTGYWTMMNIPPVEKVDKEQQTYFSESEIVVISRPDSSSTKSKEGALKHKSLGKIFASEHPQPATNSNEEIRQKSISRTSFTEETKNGPLVLLEDELREEVTIPVVQEGSAVKKVASAEIELPPTEKFPAEIQPPLVEEATAKAEPRPAEETHVQVQPSTEETPAAEAAAAVAENSVEVQPPPAEEAPLVEFPAEIQPPSAEESPSVELLPEILPPSAEESPSEEPPAEILPPPAEKSPLVEFPGEMPSASAEKAPIEVQPLPAEGALEEAPAKVEPPTVEETFAEVQPLLPEEAPREEARELQLSTALETPAKEAPTEFQSPLAKETTAEEASAEIQLLAATEAPADETPAEARSPLSEETSVDEAPAEVQSPSAKGVSIEEAPLELQPPSGEETTAEETSAAIQLLAATEASAEEAPAEVQPPPAEEAPAEVRPPPAEEAPAEVRPPPAEEAPAEVQSLPAEETPIEETLAAIHSPPADDVPAEEAPVDKHSPPADLLLTEQFPIREASAEVSPPPSEQTPEDEALVENVSTEFQSPQVAGIPAVKLGSVILEGEAKFEEVSQMNSVLKDLSNTSDGQARTLEIEGVFHIELKQRPPEL; encoded by the coding sequence ATGGAAGAAAGTGATGACTCTAATCAGCCTATCTCAGCATGTAGGCAAGAAATTCGAAAGAGAAGACGACCCAGCCAACCAATGGTAGACAAAAACCAGCAAACTGAtgtaatagagaaaaagaaacacatggcCATACCAAAATCATCTAGCCCCAAAGCTACCCATCGTATCGGTAATACTTCTGGAAGCAAAGGCAGCTACTCTGCCAAAGCCTATGAGTCTATTAGAGTATCTTCTGAACTTCAGCAAACTTGGACAAAGAGAAAGCGTGGACAGGAAATGACTAGTAAGTCTCTCCAGACAGCCACCAttgtagaagagaaaaaagaagtcagGTTAGTTGAGGAAACCGTGGTACCTGAAGAAAAGTCAGCTGATGTTAGAGAAGGTGCTACTAAATTGCCAAAGAGTGTTCAGGAAGTAGAAATTCCACCAAACATACCTTCAGTTCAACTAAAAATGGACAGATCTCAGCAGACCAGCCGTACAGGATACTGGACCATGATGAACATCCCTCCTGTAGAAAAAGTGGACAAGGAACAACAGACATACTTTAGTGAATCGGAAATAGTGGTTATTTCCAGGCCGGATAGTTCTTCTACAAAGTCAAAGGAAGGTGCCCTGAAACATAAATCCTTGGGAAAGATTTTTGCTAGTGAACACCCTCAACCAGCAACAAACAGCAATGAAGAAATTAGGCAGAAAAGTATCAGCAGAACTTCATTTACTGAGGAGACTAAAAATGGTCCTCTGGTACTTTTAGAAGATGAGCTTAGGGAAGAAGTAACTATACCTGTTGTACAAGAAGGTTCTGCTGTTAAAAAAGTGGCTTCTGCTGAAATAGAGCTTCCACCAACAGAAAAATTTCCAGCTGAAATACAGCCTCCATTAGTTGAAGAGGCCACTGCTAAGGCAGAGCCCAGACCTGCTGAAGAGACTCATGTCCAAGTACAGCCATCAACTGAAGAGACTCCTGCTGCTGAGGCAGCCGCTGCAGTTGCAGAGAATTCTGTTGAAGTTCAGCCTCCACCTGCTGAAGAGGCCCCATTAGTGGAGTTTCCTGCTGAAATTCAGCCTCCATCAGCTGAAGAGTCTCCTTCTGTAGAGCTTCTTCCTGAAATTCTGCCTCCATCAGCTGAAGAGTCCCCTTCAGAAGAGCCTCCTGCTGAAATTCTGCCTCCACCAGCTGAAAAGTCTCCTTTGGTAGAGTTTCCTGGTGAAATGCCATCTGCCTCAGCAGAAAAGGCTCCCATTGAAGTACAGCCTTTACCAGCTGAGGGCGCCCTTGAAGAGGCCCCAGCTAAAGTAGAGCCTCCCACTGTTGAAGAGACCTTTGCTGAAGTTCAGCCTCTATTACCTGAAGAGGCTCCTAGAGAAGAGGCTCGAGAACTTCAGCTTTCAACAGCTCTGGAGACCCCTGCAAAAGAGGCTCCTACTGAATTTCAGTCTCCATTAGCTAAAGAGACCACTGCAGAAGAGGCCTCTGCTGAAATTCAGCTTCTAGCAGCTACAGAGGCTCCTGCAGATGAAACTCCTGCTGAAGCTCGGTCTCCACTATCTGAGGAGACTTCTGTAGACGAGGCTCCTGCTGAAGTTCAGTCTCCATCAGCTAAGGGAGTTTCTATAGAAGAGGCCCCTCTTGAGCTTCAGCCTCCATCAGGTGAAGAGACCACTGCGGAAGAGACCTCTGCTGCAATTCAGCTTCTAGCAGCTACAGAGGCTTCTGCAGAAGAGGCTCCTGCTGAAGTTCAGCCTCCACCAGCTGAGGAGGCCCCCGCTGAAGTTCGGCCTCCACCAGCTGAGGAGGCCCCCGCTGAAGTTCGGCCTCCACCAGCTGAGGAGGCCCCCGCTGAAGTTCAGTCTCTACCAGCTGAGGAGACTCCTATAGAAGAGACCCTTGCTGCGATACACTCTCCCCCAGCTGATGATGTCCCTGCAGAAGAGGCCCCCGTTGACAAACATTCCCCACCAGCTGATTTGCTTCTGACTGAGCAGTTTCCTATACGAGAGGCCTCTGCTGAAGTTTCACCTCCACCATCTGAACAAACCCCTGAAGATGAGGCTCTGGTAGAGAATGTGTCTACTGAATTTCAGTCACCGCAGGTGGCAGGAATTCCAGCAGTAAAATTAGGATCAGTTATTTTGGAAGGTGAAGCAAAATTTGAAGAGGTTTCACAAATGAATTCTGTCCTTAAAGATTTGTCTAATACCAGTGATGGACAGGCTCGCACTCTTGAAATAGAAGGTGTTTTTCATATAGAACTAAAACAACGTCCTCCTGAACTGTAG